From one Chanodichthys erythropterus isolate Z2021 chromosome 3, ASM2448905v1, whole genome shotgun sequence genomic stretch:
- the LOC137008497 gene encoding CD48 antigen-like, with amino-acid sequence MPKHINDMDMFVFICLCLWSLNGVFVADAVKSESVTEGESVSLNSSFTQIHRDEEIQWKFGKILIAKLKNNKESKFYDESAEGRLKLDHQTGSLTIINSRTTDSGLYTVFTSRDTINSINLTVYARLPVPVISSNSSLNSSSSSSCSLVCSAVNVSHVTLSWFKGNSVFSSIRVSDLSSRSDLLLHLECVDDSYSCVLNNPIRNQTQHLNNTQLCHTCAAVHCCGFTEAVIRLALSALVGVATVAVLVYDIRSRSLQQKKSVQKYPSNSD; translated from the exons ATGccaaaacatataaatgacatgGACATGTTTGTATTCATCTGTTTGTGCTTATGGAGTCTGAATG gtgtgtttgttgctgatgcagtgaagtcagagtcagtgactgagggagaatcagtctctctgaactctagtttcactcaaatacaCAGAGATGAAGAGATCCAGTGGAAGTTTGGGAAAATTCTCATAGCTAAATTAAAGAACAACAAAGAGAGCAAGTTTTATGATGAAAGTGCTGAAGGGAGATTGAAACTGGAtcatcagactggatctctgaccatcatcaACAGCAGAACCACAGACTCTGGACTTTATACAGTCTTCACCAGCAGAGACACGATCAACTCGATCAATCTCACTGTCTATG ctcgtctgcctgttcctgtcatcagcAGTAACTCTTCACTAaactcttcatcatcatcatcatgttcattggtgtgttcagctgtgaatgtgagtcatgtgactctctcctggttcAAAGGAAACAGTGTATTCTCCAGCATCAGagtgtctgatctcagcagcCGGTCTGATCTTCTTCTCCATCTGGAGTGTGTGGATGATtcctacagctgtgtgctgaacaatcccatcagAAACCAGACTCAACACCTCAACAACACTCAGCTCTGTCACACATGTGCTGCAG TCCACTGTTGTGGCTTTACTGAAGCTGTGATCCGATTGGCTCTCTCTGCTCtggtgggcgtggctactgtggCTGTTCTGGTTTATGACATCAGATCCAGAAGTCTTCAACAGAAGAAGAGCGTCCAGAAATATCCATCAAACTCTGATTAA